The DNA window GAAGTCCCCCGGAACTCGGCGCACGACGCTGTCTACAGTGTCATACGTCGCCGGGGATAACTTTAATGAGCGGCGGAGCCCGTGGGCCTCGCGGTTATTCGCTGGAATGATCCCTGAAATCGAGTATCATCGATATATACGAGTCTATAAGCCGGAGAAACGTATTGGCCGGGAAGACATCCAAAAAGACGCCGAAGAAGTCGGAGGGGGCTGCGAAGAAGGCCGACTCGGGGCAGCCGAAACTCCTCTCCGGCGGCAATCCCCGGATACCCAAGGGCTACGGCGACGCCCCCGTGCAGGCTTATATCGACGCCATGCCGGGCTGGAAGCAGGGCGTCGGACGCCGCCTCGACGAGATCGTCACGCGCACAATCCCCGGCGTGTACAAGGCAGTGAAGTGGAACTCCCCCTTCTACGGATTCGAGGGCGAGGGCTGGTTCCTCAGCTTCCACTGCTT is part of the Thermodesulfobacteriota bacterium genome and encodes:
- a CDS encoding DUF1801 domain-containing protein encodes the protein MAGKTSKKTPKKSEGAAKKADSGQPKLLSGGNPRIPKGYGDAPVQAYIDAMPGWKQGVGRRLDEIVTRTIPGVYKAVKWNSPFYGFEGEGWFLSFHCFTKYIKVTFFRGTSLHPVPPGKSKHPEVRYLDIYEGALDEEQFAGWVKQAGELPGEHM